The sequence CCTCCACAACCAGACCGCCTTCCTGGCGCAGAAGCGGCTGGTCTTCTCGGGGCTTCCGATGATCGTCCTCCCGATCCGGGTGCTCTGACCGGCCGCGTCCCGTTTCCCGGGAATTTCCCCGCGGTTCCCGGTGGTATAATCCGCGGGTATTCGCACGGCACTCCAACCATACGGCGGAATCGGCGACGGCATGGCCCAGGATTCGCTGTACCAGCGCGCCAGAAGGTTCCTGCTGGGCGCCCCGCGCGACCTCTTCGACCCGAAGATCTTCCACAACGTCTCCCTGATCGCGTTCTTCGCCTGGGTGGGGCTGGGCGCGGACGGCATCTCCTCTTCCTCGTACGGGCCGGAGGAGGCGTATCTGGCGCTGGGCGGGCACACCGTCCTCGCGCTCTTCGTCGCCGCCGCGACGGTCCTCACCGTGTTCATCATCTCCGCGAGCTACTCCCAGATCATCGAGGCGTTCCCCTCGGGCGGCGGAGGGTACATCGTCGCCTCGAAGCTGCTGGGGGAGAAGGCGGGGGTGGTCTCCGGGTCGGCGCTCGTCATCGACTACGTGCTGACGATCACCATCTCG is a genomic window of Deltaproteobacteria bacterium containing:
- a CDS encoding amino acid permease is translated as MAQDSLYQRARRFLLGAPRDLFDPKIFHNVSLIAFFAWVGLGADGISSSSYGPEEAYLALGGHTVLALFVAAATVLTVFIISASYSQIIEAFPSGGGGYIVASKLLGEKAGVVSGSALVIDYVLTITISVAAGADAIFSFLPLPWLAYKFTFIVFVILLLIWLNLRGVK